In a genomic window of Salminus brasiliensis chromosome 12, fSalBra1.hap2, whole genome shotgun sequence:
- the e4f1 gene encoding transcription factor E4F1 isoform X2 yields MSGDNNNTAETESERTECGGVITIQTALGDEDEDVHKCGRCGEEFSTLDTFIQHKLSRSCKRPQHEQQSNGPSGHTAPEVKVSDGQLSDDAEKCRTDEGSDVVTTTRRKRGCSAKDHGESEDGDFQTSDPTKLIVRLTADGRYICHICEKTFKTTNILRTHLFTHTDRKDFKCELCGTAFRTKGSLIRHKRRHTDERPYRCNQCGLSFRESGALTRHLKSLTPCTEKIRYSQCKEILISKDGVRTEVQQPPVLPQKEQPLPMVSVVEAAQHGIHIQVVAQPQTEDVVEGDSLICQAIINSGIALETQVTEAAVQAEARSPKGVLQSPAEAEARLAEIQVTEECVEVEEETVDSSEKEGEAAPSKTHKCPHCDRAFRTSSHLRIHIKGHVGYKPFKCLTCQKEFLTGYMLKKHMEVHVSERRYKCGECGKLFKAIGHVREHMRAHSSERPHHCNFCDKSYKTKNALQVHQRTHDEDKPYVCPHCSRGFREKGALVRHIRHHTGEKPFKCSKCGRGFAEHGTLNRHLRSKGGCYAVQQKEPEQVLSSEEQQESTDNVAATIITEDPHTVLVEFSSVVADTQEYIIGTPAEETVQDEEVSIIQDGHNQMDSHIMKVVQQIVSQSHGSHQIIVRNVGANESPSVSDCGDTITIATPESLTEQVAMTLANAIGDGTILTTSATEDAMETQHATVTMVAAEDVELMQQEEQYVIASPDDMEIQTVVVV; encoded by the exons ATGAGTGGAGACAATAATAATACGGCAGAAACGGAGAGCGAGCGGACGGAGTGCGGAGGCGTCATCACCATCCAGACCGCTCTGGGGGACGAAG ATGAAGATGTTCACAAATGCGGGCGATGTGGAGAGGAGTTTTCCACTTTGGATACATTCATTCAGCACAAGCTCAGCCGGAGCTGCAAACGCCCTCAGCATGAGCAGCAG TCAAATGGTCCCAGTGGACATACTGCCCCTGAGGTGAAGGTCAGTGATGGACAGCTTTCAGATGATGCAGAGAAATGCAGAACAG ATGAGGGAAGTGATGTGGTGACCACCACcagaagaaaaagaggttgtTCAGCAAAGGACCACGGAGAGTCTGAAGATGGAGACTTTCAGACTTCAGATCCTACTAAACTTATTGTGAGGCTAACTGCAGATGGACGCTACATTTGTCATATTTGTGAGAAGACTTTTAAAACG acaaataTCTTGAGGACACATTTATTCACTCACACAGACAGGAAGGATTTTAAGTGTGAGCTGTGTGGGACTGCATTCAGAACGAAGGGCTCTTTGATTCGTCACAAACGGCGGCACACAG ACGAGCGGCCTTACCGGTGCAATCAGTGCGGCCTCTCCTTCAGAGAGTCTGGTGCGCTGACCAGGCATCTGAAGTCCCTTACTCCCTGTACAGAGAAGATCCGTTACAGCCAATGCAAAGAGATCCTCATCAGCAAAGATGGTGTTCGCACAG AAGTACAGCAGCCGCCTGTGCTCCCTCAAAAAGAGCAGCCATTGCCTATGGTCAGTGTGGTGGAGGCTGCCCAGCATGGCATTCACATACAG GTGGTGGCACAACCTCAAACTGAAGATGTTGTCGAGGGAGACAGTTTAATCTGCCAAGCCATCATCAATTCAGGTATTGCCTTGGAAACTCAGGTCACAGAGGCAGCGGTGCAGGCAGAAGCACGATCACCTAAAGGGGTCCTGCAAAGTCCTGCTGAGGCTGAGGCCAGGCTGGCAGAGATTCAGGTGACTGaggagtgtgtggaggtggaggaagagACTGTG GACTCCTCAGAGAAGGAAGGAGAAGCAGCACCATCAAAGACTCACAAATGCCCTCACTGTGACAGAGCTTTCAGAACATCATCTCACCTGCGCATTCACATAAAAGGCCATGTTG GCTATAAGCCGTTTAAGTGTCTCACGTGTCAGAAGGAGTTTCTGACCGGCTACATGCTGAAGAAGCACATGGAGGTGCACGTGAGTGAGCGCAGGTACAAGTGTGGCGAGTGCGGCAAGCTGTTCAAAGCCATCGGGCACGTGCGGGAGCACATGCGGGCACATTCTAGTGAGCGGCCTCACCACTGCAATTTCTGTGACAAGAGCTACAAGACGAAG AATGCACTCCAGGTCCATCAGCGCACGCACGATGAGGACAAACCATATGTGTGTCCACACTGCTCGCGGGGTTTTCGGGAAAAGGGTGCTCTAGTGCGCCACATTCGCCACCACACCGGTGAGAAACCCTTCAAGTGCTCCAAATGTGGCCGGGGCTTCGCTGAACACGGAACTCTTAACCGCCATTTACGATCTAAAG GTGGCTGTTATGCAGTGCAGCAGAAGGAGCCTGAGCAGGTGTTGAGTtctgaggagcagcaggagTCTACAGACAATGTGGCAGCCACCATCATCACTGAGGACCCACACACTGTGCTGGTGGAGTTTTCCTCTGTGGTGGCTGATACTCAGGAGTACATTATAGGA ACACCAGCTGAGGAAACGGTCCAAGACGAGGAGGTGTCCATTATTCAGGATGGTCATAATCAA ATGGACAGCCACATCATGAAGGTGGTGCAACAAATCGTGAGTCAGTCGCATGGAAGCCACCAGATCATCGTTCGAAACGTGGGTGCCAACGAGAGCCCCAGCGTGTCTGACTGCGGTGACACCATCACCATCGCCACACCAGAGAGCCTCACCGAGCAGGTGGCCATGACTCTGGCCAACGCTATTGGCGACGGCACCATCCTTACCACCTCCGCTACAGAGGATGCCATGGAGACGCAACACGCCACCGTCACCATGGTTGCGGCTGAAGATGTAGAGTTGATGCAGCAGGAGGAGCAGTACGTCATCGCGTCGCCTGACGACATGGAAATCCAGACGGTGGTGGTGGTCTGA
- the e4f1 gene encoding transcription factor E4F1 isoform X1 produces the protein MSGDNNNTAETESERTECGGVITIQTALGDEDEDVHKCGRCGEEFSTLDTFIQHKLSRSCKRPQHEQQSNGPSGHTAPEVKVSDGQLSDDAEKCRTDEGSDVVTTTRRKRGCSAKDHGESEDGDFQTSDPTKLIVRLTADGRYICHICEKTFKTTNILRTHLFTHTDRKDFKCELCGTAFRTKGSLIRHKRRHTDERPYRCNQCGLSFRESGALTRHLKSLTPCTEKIRYSQCKEILISKDGVRTEVQQPPVLPQKEQPLPMVSVVEAAQHGIHIQVMEDLGQVHQVVAQPQTEDVVEGDSLICQAIINSGIALETQVTEAAVQAEARSPKGVLQSPAEAEARLAEIQVTEECVEVEEETVDSSEKEGEAAPSKTHKCPHCDRAFRTSSHLRIHIKGHVGYKPFKCLTCQKEFLTGYMLKKHMEVHVSERRYKCGECGKLFKAIGHVREHMRAHSSERPHHCNFCDKSYKTKNALQVHQRTHDEDKPYVCPHCSRGFREKGALVRHIRHHTGEKPFKCSKCGRGFAEHGTLNRHLRSKGGCYAVQQKEPEQVLSSEEQQESTDNVAATIITEDPHTVLVEFSSVVADTQEYIIGTPAEETVQDEEVSIIQDGHNQMDSHIMKVVQQIVSQSHGSHQIIVRNVGANESPSVSDCGDTITIATPESLTEQVAMTLANAIGDGTILTTSATEDAMETQHATVTMVAAEDVELMQQEEQYVIASPDDMEIQTVVVV, from the exons ATGAGTGGAGACAATAATAATACGGCAGAAACGGAGAGCGAGCGGACGGAGTGCGGAGGCGTCATCACCATCCAGACCGCTCTGGGGGACGAAG ATGAAGATGTTCACAAATGCGGGCGATGTGGAGAGGAGTTTTCCACTTTGGATACATTCATTCAGCACAAGCTCAGCCGGAGCTGCAAACGCCCTCAGCATGAGCAGCAG TCAAATGGTCCCAGTGGACATACTGCCCCTGAGGTGAAGGTCAGTGATGGACAGCTTTCAGATGATGCAGAGAAATGCAGAACAG ATGAGGGAAGTGATGTGGTGACCACCACcagaagaaaaagaggttgtTCAGCAAAGGACCACGGAGAGTCTGAAGATGGAGACTTTCAGACTTCAGATCCTACTAAACTTATTGTGAGGCTAACTGCAGATGGACGCTACATTTGTCATATTTGTGAGAAGACTTTTAAAACG acaaataTCTTGAGGACACATTTATTCACTCACACAGACAGGAAGGATTTTAAGTGTGAGCTGTGTGGGACTGCATTCAGAACGAAGGGCTCTTTGATTCGTCACAAACGGCGGCACACAG ACGAGCGGCCTTACCGGTGCAATCAGTGCGGCCTCTCCTTCAGAGAGTCTGGTGCGCTGACCAGGCATCTGAAGTCCCTTACTCCCTGTACAGAGAAGATCCGTTACAGCCAATGCAAAGAGATCCTCATCAGCAAAGATGGTGTTCGCACAG AAGTACAGCAGCCGCCTGTGCTCCCTCAAAAAGAGCAGCCATTGCCTATGGTCAGTGTGGTGGAGGCTGCCCAGCATGGCATTCACATACAGGTGATGGAAGACCTAGGACAAGTTCACCAG GTGGTGGCACAACCTCAAACTGAAGATGTTGTCGAGGGAGACAGTTTAATCTGCCAAGCCATCATCAATTCAGGTATTGCCTTGGAAACTCAGGTCACAGAGGCAGCGGTGCAGGCAGAAGCACGATCACCTAAAGGGGTCCTGCAAAGTCCTGCTGAGGCTGAGGCCAGGCTGGCAGAGATTCAGGTGACTGaggagtgtgtggaggtggaggaagagACTGTG GACTCCTCAGAGAAGGAAGGAGAAGCAGCACCATCAAAGACTCACAAATGCCCTCACTGTGACAGAGCTTTCAGAACATCATCTCACCTGCGCATTCACATAAAAGGCCATGTTG GCTATAAGCCGTTTAAGTGTCTCACGTGTCAGAAGGAGTTTCTGACCGGCTACATGCTGAAGAAGCACATGGAGGTGCACGTGAGTGAGCGCAGGTACAAGTGTGGCGAGTGCGGCAAGCTGTTCAAAGCCATCGGGCACGTGCGGGAGCACATGCGGGCACATTCTAGTGAGCGGCCTCACCACTGCAATTTCTGTGACAAGAGCTACAAGACGAAG AATGCACTCCAGGTCCATCAGCGCACGCACGATGAGGACAAACCATATGTGTGTCCACACTGCTCGCGGGGTTTTCGGGAAAAGGGTGCTCTAGTGCGCCACATTCGCCACCACACCGGTGAGAAACCCTTCAAGTGCTCCAAATGTGGCCGGGGCTTCGCTGAACACGGAACTCTTAACCGCCATTTACGATCTAAAG GTGGCTGTTATGCAGTGCAGCAGAAGGAGCCTGAGCAGGTGTTGAGTtctgaggagcagcaggagTCTACAGACAATGTGGCAGCCACCATCATCACTGAGGACCCACACACTGTGCTGGTGGAGTTTTCCTCTGTGGTGGCTGATACTCAGGAGTACATTATAGGA ACACCAGCTGAGGAAACGGTCCAAGACGAGGAGGTGTCCATTATTCAGGATGGTCATAATCAA ATGGACAGCCACATCATGAAGGTGGTGCAACAAATCGTGAGTCAGTCGCATGGAAGCCACCAGATCATCGTTCGAAACGTGGGTGCCAACGAGAGCCCCAGCGTGTCTGACTGCGGTGACACCATCACCATCGCCACACCAGAGAGCCTCACCGAGCAGGTGGCCATGACTCTGGCCAACGCTATTGGCGACGGCACCATCCTTACCACCTCCGCTACAGAGGATGCCATGGAGACGCAACACGCCACCGTCACCATGGTTGCGGCTGAAGATGTAGAGTTGATGCAGCAGGAGGAGCAGTACGTCATCGCGTCGCCTGACGACATGGAAATCCAGACGGTGGTGGTGGTCTGA